Proteins from one uncultured Anaeromusa sp. genomic window:
- the zwf gene encoding glucose-6-phosphate dehydrogenase, whose protein sequence is MSASPAIFLCEPFTKSCGELQPEPCGLIIFGASGDLTRRKLLPALWRLYRRRRLPARFYILGCARSAYTPEEFRLSLQKALPLDSTVNEAEITAFFKHIDYLSGDYSSLVFYEELKEKLKHLDEYHQLKGNHLFYLATPPNLTEDIVSGLGSCGLAAQHTSSLPLRWSRLIVEKPFGTSLSTALALNHILYQHWTEDQLYRIDHYLGKETVQNILVTRFANLFFAPLWNQQYIEHVQITVSEDLGVEKRAGYYEQAGALRDMFQNHMLQLLAMVAMEPPAIFNADRYRDEKVKVLRAIRSLNEEDIAASVIRGQYTASAKAPGYKEEAGVAASSSTETFVALKLYVDNWRWAGVPFYLRSGKRLAARCTEIAITFKEVPHSIFSPLTPQDLTQNTLVFTIQPEEGIHVNLQAKRPGPKLCMSQLKLHVRYQELDHQQDSMDAYERLLLDAICGDQTLFVRNDDIEAAWSVFQPVLDYWQEQPQRSPLHEYACGSQGPAAASSLFSAGHAGWRNIPGGAL, encoded by the coding sequence ATGTCTGCATCTCCTGCTATTTTTCTTTGTGAACCATTCACCAAGTCTTGTGGAGAACTGCAGCCGGAACCCTGCGGGTTAATTATTTTTGGAGCTTCCGGCGATTTGACGCGCCGGAAGCTTCTTCCCGCCTTATGGCGCCTCTACCGGCGTCGGCGCCTTCCGGCCCGCTTCTACATCCTGGGCTGCGCCCGCAGCGCCTATACGCCGGAAGAATTTCGCCTGAGCTTGCAAAAAGCGCTCCCTCTGGACTCAACTGTAAATGAGGCCGAGATCACTGCCTTCTTCAAACATATCGATTATCTGTCTGGCGATTATAGCAGCCTTGTATTTTATGAAGAATTGAAAGAAAAGCTAAAACATCTGGATGAATATCATCAGTTAAAAGGAAATCATCTTTTTTATTTGGCAACGCCCCCAAACCTAACGGAAGATATTGTTTCCGGTTTAGGCAGCTGCGGTCTTGCAGCACAACACACCTCTTCTTTGCCGCTGCGTTGGTCACGCCTAATTGTAGAAAAACCCTTTGGCACTTCCCTGTCTACAGCGCTGGCTCTCAACCATATTCTCTATCAGCATTGGACAGAAGATCAACTTTACCGCATTGACCACTACCTAGGTAAAGAAACCGTACAAAACATTCTGGTAACCCGTTTTGCCAACCTATTTTTCGCCCCCCTATGGAATCAACAATATATCGAGCACGTTCAAATTACCGTTTCCGAAGACTTAGGCGTAGAAAAAAGGGCTGGCTATTATGAGCAAGCCGGCGCTTTAAGGGACATGTTTCAAAATCACATGCTGCAGCTTTTAGCCATGGTCGCCATGGAACCGCCAGCTATCTTCAACGCAGATCGTTATCGAGACGAAAAAGTTAAGGTCTTGCGCGCCATCCGTTCTTTGAACGAAGAAGACATTGCCGCCTCGGTCATCCGCGGTCAATATACGGCTTCCGCGAAAGCTCCCGGTTATAAAGAGGAAGCCGGCGTCGCTGCAAGCTCTTCAACCGAAACATTTGTCGCTCTCAAATTGTATGTTGATAATTGGCGCTGGGCTGGCGTCCCGTTTTATTTACGCTCTGGAAAACGTCTAGCCGCTCGCTGTACGGAAATAGCCATTACCTTTAAAGAAGTCCCTCACAGCATTTTTTCTCCTCTTACGCCTCAAGATTTAACGCAAAACACCTTGGTCTTCACCATACAACCGGAAGAAGGAATTCATGTAAACCTCCAGGCCAAACGGCCTGGTCCCAAGCTTTGCATGAGCCAGTTAAAGCTGCATGTCCGTTATCAAGAACTCGATCATCAGCAAGACAGCATGGACGCTTACGAGCGTCTTTTACTCGACGCCATCTGTGGTGATCAAACCTTATTCGTACGTAATGATGATATCGAAGCAGCTTGGTCTGTTTTTCAGCCGGTTCTTGATTACTGGCAAGAGCAGCCTCAGCGCTCCCCTCTGCATGAGTATGCCTGCGGAAGCCAAGGTCCTGCGGCGGCATCCTCCTTGTTTTCTGCCGGCCATGCCGGCTGGCGGAACATTCCAGGAGGAGCTTTGTGA
- a CDS encoding NlpC/P60 family protein, which produces MKCSNKKTWLCFGFLLFSLLFVPNAEAAALRQGDRGEQVQWIQERLEDLGYEVGEADGVFGEETRQAIVQFQLSRGLDADGVVGAGTFYALQQRQAAAEVNRGFGRRGAQIVQMAQQYMGTPYAWGGSSPGGFDCSGFIYYIYGQFGISLPRMSDGQFEVGRAVSGDNLLPGDLIFFTTYEPGASHVGIYLGGGRFIHASSAAGEVTITPLGKSYYQERYLGARRVW; this is translated from the coding sequence ATGAAGTGTAGTAACAAAAAAACATGGTTATGCTTTGGTTTTCTTTTATTTTCTCTTTTGTTTGTCCCTAATGCTGAAGCGGCCGCCTTGCGTCAAGGAGATCGCGGCGAGCAGGTGCAGTGGATTCAAGAACGTTTAGAAGACCTGGGGTATGAAGTGGGAGAAGCGGACGGTGTTTTTGGCGAGGAAACTCGTCAGGCGATTGTCCAATTTCAGTTAAGCAGAGGCCTTGACGCGGACGGAGTTGTAGGAGCCGGTACTTTTTACGCACTGCAGCAACGTCAGGCAGCGGCTGAAGTAAATCGTGGTTTTGGACGCAGAGGCGCGCAGATTGTGCAAATGGCTCAGCAGTATATGGGTACTCCCTATGCTTGGGGAGGGAGCAGCCCTGGAGGCTTTGACTGTTCTGGTTTTATCTATTACATATATGGCCAGTTCGGCATTTCCTTACCGCGTATGAGCGATGGGCAGTTTGAAGTAGGTCGGGCAGTTTCTGGCGATAATCTTTTGCCTGGCGATTTGATTTTCTTCACTACCTATGAGCCTGGAGCGTCTCATGTGGGAATTTATCTTGGCGGAGGCCGTTTCATCCATGCCAGTTCAGCTGCGGGGGAAGTGACGATTACGCCATTGGGTAAATCTTACTATCAAGAACGCTATTTAGGAGCGCGGCGGGTCTGGTAA